One segment of Gammaproteobacteria bacterium DNA contains the following:
- a CDS encoding DUF2452 domain-containing protein has protein sequence MKKPPQRSPTAPYIHRGSDNTAPYPVSRMAPAVELVDLAKEIAQADELVGLQLNHKLRVIADQIKRLQDAAHDILSKAQQDQQLNHAECNFKKVAGKTYHLYAKDEDQLYWSLLSPQDWNNTPPHQYRGAWVMQADHTWLTTDSESDQSRTQAIIQGLLDSN, from the coding sequence ATGAAAAAACCTCCGCAACGTAGTCCAACGGCACCATACATACACCGGGGCAGTGACAATACAGCCCCCTACCCGGTTAGCCGCATGGCACCTGCCGTTGAACTAGTCGATCTTGCGAAAGAAATCGCCCAAGCCGATGAGCTGGTTGGCTTGCAGCTAAATCACAAATTACGGGTAATTGCAGACCAGATTAAACGACTACAGGACGCTGCCCATGACATTCTGTCTAAGGCACAACAAGATCAACAGCTCAATCACGCTGAGTGTAATTTCAAGAAGGTAGCGGGCAAAACCTATCATCTTTATGCAAAAGACGAAGACCAGCTTTATTGGTCCTTACTATCCCCCCAGGACTGGAACAACACGCCCCCACATCAGTACCGAGGCGCATGGGTTATGCAGGCCGACCACACATGGCTCACCACTGACAGTGAATCAGATCAGTCACGAACACAAGCCATCATACAGGGTTTGTTGGATAGCAATTAA
- a CDS encoding NfeD family protein yields MINIVQDWHWWVIGTLLIVLNALSRSVILTMLGLAAIIIGFILTIDPFFPVKHQMGGFVMLAMTLILISSLLNKGNLELFPKQGPLNEGPGKEHIGKTYTLEVPMFEGSGTLNIEGKIWPVDGRDLDKGTKVRVIGCRGETLLVVDEKAAQKFEAEKAKRAKESEQHV; encoded by the coding sequence ATGATAAATATCGTTCAGGACTGGCACTGGTGGGTCATAGGCACCCTACTCATCGTTCTTAATGCGCTTTCGAGATCTGTCATTCTTACCATGCTCGGACTGGCAGCCATCATCATCGGCTTTATCCTGACGATAGACCCCTTTTTTCCAGTCAAGCATCAAATGGGCGGATTTGTCATGTTAGCGATGACGCTCATCCTAATATCCAGCCTGCTCAACAAGGGAAATCTCGAACTGTTTCCGAAACAGGGCCCACTCAACGAAGGACCGGGAAAGGAACACATAGGCAAGACCTATACCTTAGAAGTCCCGATGTTTGAAGGCAGTGGCACTCTCAATATTGAGGGAAAAATATGGCCTGTCGATGGTAGAGACCTGGATAAGGGTACGAAAGTTAGAGTCATTGGCTGCCGTGGAGAAACACTGCTGGTAGTGGATGAAAAGGCAGCCCAGAAGTTCGAGGCCGAAAAGGCAAAAAGAGCAAAGGAAAGCGAACAACACGTCTGA
- the rquA gene encoding rhodoquinone biosynthesis methyltransferase RquA encodes MRIYQLFQKGIPEYLARHYWWAYLWRPAIWFFDHQFIINLILFGQYKRLLNAALDMVPATDGETLQLTCAYGHLTPKLLEKLDKNKLYIIDVAQQQLLQARKKVNVLRLIASRMNAEKLAFKNQSFDTVIVFFLLHELPEDVREKVLSELLRVVKNNGILVFVDYSHAPVQHILYRLWIFRTIITKLEPFLASLWKVNIDERLALIGRVQKKELTLEKSVTVFNGFYFVKRFSVKQLS; translated from the coding sequence TTGAGAATCTATCAACTATTTCAAAAGGGAATACCCGAATACCTTGCCCGGCATTATTGGTGGGCCTACTTGTGGCGTCCGGCTATATGGTTCTTTGATCACCAGTTTATAATCAATTTGATCTTGTTTGGGCAGTATAAGCGACTTCTTAATGCTGCATTGGACATGGTGCCAGCAACTGACGGCGAGACGTTACAATTGACCTGTGCATATGGGCATTTGACACCTAAGTTGCTCGAAAAGCTTGATAAAAACAAACTTTATATTATCGATGTTGCGCAGCAACAGTTACTTCAAGCCAGAAAGAAGGTCAACGTATTACGATTGATTGCAAGTAGAATGAACGCCGAGAAGCTTGCTTTTAAAAATCAGTCTTTCGATACGGTGATTGTGTTTTTTCTTTTGCATGAATTACCTGAAGACGTGAGAGAAAAGGTTTTATCAGAATTGCTCAGGGTAGTAAAAAACAACGGGATATTGGTTTTTGTAGACTATTCCCATGCCCCGGTGCAGCATATTTTGTATCGTTTGTGGATTTTTCGAACAATTATTACAAAGTTGGAACCGTTTCTGGCTTCACTTTGGAAAGTGAATATTGATGAAAGATTGGCGCTTATCGGACGAGTTCAGAAAAAAGAATTAACTTTGGAAAAGTCTGTTACTGTATTCAATGGATTTTATTTTGTAAAGCGTTTTAGTGTTAAGCAATTGAGTTAA
- a CDS encoding peroxiredoxin C, whose translation MAVLVGRKAPDFSAPAVLGNGEIVDNFNFANASKDKYSVIFFYPLDFTFVCPSELIAFDHRLEEFKRRNVEVIGVSIDSHFTHNAWRNTPINQGGIGPVGYTLVADMTHNICKAYDVETPDGAVSFRGSFLIDRAGVVRHQVVNDLPLGRNIDEMLRMIDALQFHEEHGEVCPAGWKQGDAGMKDTPDGVASYLAENAASL comes from the coding sequence GTGGCTGTACTAGTTGGTCGCAAAGCACCTGATTTTTCGGCACCTGCCGTGCTGGGCAATGGCGAAATCGTTGATAATTTCAATTTTGCCAATGCGTCGAAAGACAAATATTCCGTTATTTTCTTTTATCCGCTGGACTTCACGTTTGTGTGTCCATCAGAACTGATTGCATTCGATCATCGCCTTGAGGAATTCAAGAGACGAAATGTTGAAGTAATTGGCGTATCCATCGATTCGCATTTCACACACAATGCATGGCGCAATACACCTATCAACCAGGGTGGAATCGGACCTGTTGGCTATACGCTGGTAGCCGATATGACGCACAATATCTGTAAAGCCTATGATGTTGAAACGCCAGATGGTGCGGTGTCCTTCCGCGGTTCATTCCTTATCGACCGTGCTGGCGTTGTCCGTCATCAGGTCGTGAACGATCTGCCACTTGGACGCAATATCGATGAGATGTTGCGCATGATTGATGCGCTGCAATTCCATGAAGAACACGGCGAAGTATGTCCTGCTGGTTGGAAGCAAGGAGATGCAGGTATGAAGGATACGCCTGATGGGGTTGCCTCTTATCTGGCGGAAAATGCTGCTTCTTTGTAA
- a CDS encoding DUF1697 domain-containing protein codes for MTFISLLRGVNVSGQKLIKMADLKAMYEAIGLNNVTSYVQSGNVIFQATEKDARKLEQVLESNIAETFGFHVPVRVLTLSEMKNVLDKCPFGPKIVAKDPTKVLVSFLSARPDDGAIAQIEAVASKSEQIRFDSQLAYLYCPDGYGKSKLNNNFLEKKLKLISTTRNWKSVQKLYELAVSK; via the coding sequence ATGACATTCATTTCCTTGTTGCGTGGTGTCAATGTAAGCGGCCAAAAACTCATAAAAATGGCAGATTTAAAGGCAATGTATGAAGCTATTGGATTGAATAACGTCACTAGTTATGTCCAGAGTGGTAACGTAATATTTCAGGCGACTGAAAAAGATGCTAGGAAACTAGAGCAAGTTTTGGAAAGTAACATTGCTGAGACCTTTGGATTTCACGTCCCGGTTCGTGTATTGACATTGAGTGAAATGAAGAATGTACTCGACAAGTGTCCATTCGGGCCGAAAATTGTTGCGAAAGATCCTACTAAAGTGCTTGTCAGTTTTCTCTCAGCTCGACCTGATGACGGAGCGATAGCACAGATCGAAGCTGTTGCTTCAAAATCGGAACAAATCAGATTCGATAGCCAATTGGCCTATTTGTATTGTCCCGACGGCTATGGCAAAAGTAAATTGAACAATAATTTTTTGGAAAAAAAGCTCAAACTGATTTCGACGACTCGAAATTGGAAATCGGTACAGAAACTGTACGAGTTGGCAGTTTCCAAATAG
- a CDS encoding peptidylprolyl isomerase: protein MRVKFLLSVLVIPALVACGEDITQGDHKDTKSGSVADACVELKTTKGDIQLRLNRAEAPQSVSNFLSYAGSGFYEGLIFHRVISGFMIQGGGFDQLFNQKQTNAPIENEANNGLQNLRGTISMARTSDPHSATSQFFINLVDNSFLNYSAETTRGWGYAVFGKVIQGMSVVDSIGASATGANGPFAQDVPLEEIVINSVNEIACP from the coding sequence ATGAGAGTTAAATTCTTGCTAAGTGTATTGGTTATTCCTGCGCTTGTTGCTTGTGGCGAGGACATTACACAAGGCGATCATAAAGACACAAAGTCGGGAAGCGTGGCAGACGCGTGTGTTGAATTGAAAACGACAAAAGGCGATATTCAGCTGCGCTTGAATAGAGCGGAGGCTCCCCAAAGTGTCAGTAATTTTCTCTCTTATGCGGGTTCAGGTTTTTATGAAGGTCTAATATTTCATCGCGTCATTTCGGGTTTCATGATACAAGGTGGCGGTTTCGATCAACTGTTTAATCAAAAACAAACCAATGCCCCAATCGAAAACGAAGCAAATAACGGATTACAAAATCTTCGTGGGACAATTTCAATGGCTAGGACGAGTGATCCTCACTCTGCCACATCACAATTTTTTATCAATCTTGTAGATAATTCTTTTCTAAATTATTCAGCCGAAACGACTCGAGGATGGGGGTACGCGGTTTTTGGAAAAGTAATACAGGGAATGAGTGTAGTTGATTCTATTGGTGCCTCAGCAACTGGTGCGAATGGTCCTTTTGCTCAGGATGTCCCACTCGAAGAAATTGTGATAAACAGCGTCAATGAGATCGCTTGTCCATAA